Proteins encoded by one window of Misgurnus anguillicaudatus chromosome 4, ASM2758022v2, whole genome shotgun sequence:
- the usp39 gene encoding ubiquitin carboxyl-terminal hydrolase 39 has translation MIAGMKREKNIDEDEQDEVQVKVRRVEDRRSRHCPYLDTINRSVLDFDFEKLCSISLSHINVYACLICGKYFQGRGQKSHAYIHSVQFTHHVFLNLHTLKFYCLPDNYEIIDSSLEDITYVLKPTFTKQHISGLDNQGKLYRAYDGTTYLPGIVGLNNIKANDYANSVLQALSNVPPLRNYFLEEENYRKIRRPPGDIMFLLVQRFGELMRKLWNPRNFKAHVSPHEMLQAVVLCSKKNFQITKQGDAVDFLSWFLNALHGALGGTKKKSTIITQAFQGSMRIFSKKLPHPDLPPEEKEALLLKEDFQEVMSESTFLYLTLDLPTAPLYKDEKEQLIIPQVPLFTILAKFNGNTEKEYKTYKENFLKKFQLTKLPPYLIFCIKRFTKNNFFVEKNPTIVNFPITNVDLREYLTEEAQATEKITTYDLVANVVHDGKPTEGSYRIHVLHHGTGKWYELQDLQVTDILPQMITLSEAYIQIWKRQDIDEGSHTGA, from the coding sequence ATGATAGCAGGCATGAAACGAGAGAAGAATATCGACGAAGACGAACAGGACGAGGTGCAGGTGAAAGTTAGACGAGTTGAAGATAGGAGAAGCCGCCATTGTCCATATCTGGACACAATCAACAGAAGTGTTTTGGATTTCGACTTTGAGAAGCTTTGTTCAATCTCACTCTCACACATTAATGTCTACGCGTGTCTAATCTGTGGAAAATATTTCCAAGGACGCGGACAGAAGTCTCACGCGTACATTCACAGCGTTCAGTTCACGCACCATGTTTTCCTGAATCTCCACACGCTCAAGTTTTACTGTCTGCCAGATAATTACGAGATCATCGACTCCTCTTTAGAGGACATAACATATGTGCTGAAACCCACATTCACCAAACAGCACATCTCTGGCTTGGATAACCAAGGGAAGCTGTACAGAGCCTACGATGGCACAACGTATTTGCCTGGAATTGTGGGTCTCAATAATATCAAAGCCAACGACTATGCCAATAGTGTTCTGCAAGCGCTGTCAAATGTGCCCCCACTACGGAACTATTTCCTTGAAGAGGAGAACTATCGTAAAATTCGGCGGCCACCCGGTGACATCATGTTCCTGTTGGTTCAACGCTTTGGGGAGCTAATGCGCAAGCTTTGGAACCCGCGTAACTTCAAAGCTCACGTGTCTCCGCATGAAATGTTGCAGGCTGTGGTGTTATgcagtaaaaaaaactttcagatcACCAAGCAAGGGGATGCAGTGGACTTTCTCTCCTGGTTCCTGAATGCATTGCACGGTGCCCTCGGTgggacgaagaaaaaatcaaccATCATCACACAGGCGTTTCAGGGGTCCATGCGAATCTTCTCAAAGAAACTTCCCCATCCAGATCTGCCACCAGAAGAGAAAGAAGCTCTTCTCTTAAAAGAGGACTTTCAGGAGGTGATGTCCGAGTCCACTTTCTTGTACCTGACCTTGGACCTGCCCACCGCACCCCTCTACAAAGATGAGAAAGAACAGCTCATCATTCCTCAAGTTCCTCTCTTCACCATCCTAGCCAAGTTCAACGGAAACACCGAGAAAGAGTACAAGACCTACAAAGAGAACTTTCTGAAAAAATTTCAGTTGACCAAGCTTCCCCCGTACCTTATCTTCTGTATCAAAAGGTTCACGAAGAACAACTTCTTTGTTGAAAAGAACCCCACCATTGTCAACTTTCCAATCACCAATGTTGATTTGCGTGAGTATCTGACGGAAGAGGCCCAGGCTACTGAGAAGATCACAACCTATGACCTGGTGGCCAACGTAGTTCATGATGGAAAACCAACCGAGGGCTCATATCGAATTCACGTTTTGCATCATGGAACAGGGAAGTGGTATGAACTTCAGGACTTGCAGGTGACCGATATCTTGCCACAGATGATTACGCTCTCAGAAGCATACATACAGATTTGGAAAAGACAAGATATAGATGAAGGAAGCCATACAGGGGCATAG